The Bombus fervidus isolate BK054 chromosome 6, iyBomFerv1, whole genome shotgun sequence genome contains a region encoding:
- the LOC139988366 gene encoding uncharacterized protein: MKTISTVISSCALLLITAASNISKQCKIHEMTTVDCHCIGNEEFFLPEGYNYENVTTIQIASCNIANLHFSSLTEASQITEIIVQNISERLIFELFLTSKRLKRLKLSRIGRIPLISRDTFVRLKSIETLRIEDTRINNFAERFTDIAITNFSMINVTIERIDQLNFSAKGGTLHIKNSEFQNVTGSLNFAYFSTVEILHSKFQLNKPGYILIEGDIVYIENCVFSNSSANVVAAESIRINDTCADGKSSMRLSSNNIKSVNNRLPTEIIYTKNKDVSEHFFSRNNTVCIAGNCKCPKSSGQSAQLVSLFLAYTFQFFLPIVILLSILP, translated from the exons ATGAAGACAATATCGACAGTGATAAGTAGTTGCGCGCTATTACTGATAACAGCTGCAAGTAATATTAGCAAACAATGCAAGATTCATGAAATGACGACAGTCGATTGCCATTGCATTGGAAATGAG GAATTTTTCCTACCAGAAGGATACAACTATGAAAATGTGACGACTATACAAATCGCGTCCTGCAACATTGCGAATCTTCATTTTTCCAGTTTAACGGAAGCGAGTCAAATTACGGAAATTATCGTGCAAAATATTAGTGAACGTTTGatctttgaattatttttaacgtcAAAAAGATTGAAACGACTCAAGTTGTCGAGAATTGGGCGAATACCATTAATTAGTCGTGACACGTTCGTTAGACTTAAAAGCATTGAAACGCTTCGTATCGAAGATACGCGGATTAATAATTTCGCGGAACGATTCACCGACATAGCGATAACCAACTTTTCGATGATCAACGTTACGATCGAACGTATCGATCAGCTTAATTTCTCGGCAAAGGGTGGAACTCTACACATTAAAAATAgtgaatttcaaaatgttacaGGTTCGTTGAATTTCGCTTATTTCTCAACTGTAGAGATTCTTCATTCCAAGTTTCAATTGAATAAACCGGGTTATATATTGATCGAAGGTGATATCGTCTATATCGAGAACTGTGTTTTTTCCAATTCGAGCGCAAACGTAGTTGCGGCAGAAAGCATTAGGATAAATGATACTTGCGCAGATGGGAAAAGCTCTATGAGACTCTCatcgaataatattaaaagcgTAAACAATCGATTGCCTACCGAAATCATTTATACCAAGAATAAAGATGTATCAGAGCATTTTTTCAGTCGAAATAATACAGTGTGTATTGCCGGAAATTGCAAATGTCCGAAAAGCAGTGGTCAGAGTGCGCAGTTAGTAAGCCTGTTTCTGGCATAcactttccaatttttcttacCAATCGTTATTTTGCTATCGATACTACCTTAA
- the LOC139988336 gene encoding uncharacterized protein: MTNINAVSVLRNQNTSLNSTGFHLSNGIENVIEKIESLRLTHDTVDQLNEICDFDACRTKHSVRRVPGCQTSNNTDIYDCDHDHDRENDRNDLIERGPIKSQFCSLTRSQPYWTSVEQPRNFQANETVPIDYDKTAEQILRDKECSEKLNACLDQLQDLERTSCTYDSNARDEDTSQVYSLRKDFSSTPSAIVSNALSDDLLLLENVLCGAFQAAQHVTKKSFLRSQETMETFFDTCLTDGNTIVSSSESRESSRTHSPALPISTQSSGRSQPKTNHSPIGSPRITVTSTCRPAQIFSCSSSCSPSSSSQSYGDTSPNSSFTYQTTAGSQIEERFKQDFENFQFWRLDGDTVVSNTVVNDIDDNELWSQVMDELESNLNGEKGKVGETYLQDTSKVENATNTITFQTNNLQQVRHSSNRDNVPNEGVTVAKPVSWSDISYSPVSRTNIPQKDTQKIETTDNAVNAPLLSSYTKYDKSYGTLVKQRSTETISTKDDIHQERDFSQLFHSFGDSSPTVGAIVATNFSFDDFTTKSLSTSPKDDYQIPKMVASFENHSQQRCFSNSDRNTIPWSSLNLPSVKASEKLKEKLDPQEVKKAMISLLKRPAKELAKQDKDGDTKLMCLVGNPNELVQKMAYLIPLVERMSTITGALTITNNRGDDALYLAALNCPQFPFVAGYLAATMLEKGIDFSQRLYHTRGDTLIHSIAAQGDSHEETLAELLALRTIQGNRLFDLSKRNYDGRTALHIAIESHIPFTKGITSLKTITLLLKYGADPRIKETKYGDNALHMAVSLDCDPVLVKLLLDTWASDLVNAVNYNHDTALHAVAAMSTNVSFDRQKEVCWLLVQAGGHTNLPNHEGKTPLDLVSTDRKGAIREIFQKRS, encoded by the exons ATGACGAATATCAACGCAGTGTCTGTACTTCGGAACCAAAATACCTCATTAAATTCCACTGGTTTTCACTTGTCGAATGGGATCGAAAATGTAATCGAGAAGATCGAGAGTCTTCGGCTTACTCACGACACGGTCGATCAATTGAATGAAATATGCGATTTCGACGCGTGTCGGACGAAACACAGCGTACGAAGAGTCCCCGGCTGTCAAACGTCGAACAATACCGACATCTACGACTGCGATCATGACCATGATAGGGAGAACGATCGAAACGATCTGATTGAACGAGGGCCGATTAAATCGCAATTTTGTTCGCTGACTCGCAGTCAACCTTACTGGACGAGCGTCGAACAGCCACGGAATTTTCAAGCAAACGAAACAGTTCCGATCGATTACGATAAAACCGCGGAACAAATTCTACGTGATAAAGAATGTAGTGAAAAATTGAACGCTTGTCTCGATCAATTACAAGATTTAGAGAGAACAAGCTGCACTTACGATAGTAACGCTAGAGATGAAGATACATCGCAAGTCTATAGTTTAAGGAAGGAT ttTTCTTCGACTCCATCGGCGATCGTCAGCAACGCTTTAAGCGACGATTTGTTATTATTGGAGAATGTGCTATGCGGAGCTTTTCAAGCGGCCCAACACGTAACAAAGAAGAGTTTCCTTCGTTCGCAGGAAACGATGGAAACTTTCTTCGATACTTGTTTGACCGATGGTAATACGATCGTTTCCAGTTCTGAGAGCCGTGAATCGAGCCGTACTCACTCACCGGCTTTGCCTATTTCTACACAATCTTCGGGAAGATCGCAACCAAAGACAAATCACAGCCCAATCGGCTCTCCTCGG ATCACCGTCACATCAACGTGCAGACCGGCGCAAATTTTCTCCTGTTCTTCAAGTTGCTCGCCTTCTTCTTCGAGTCAGTCGTACGGTGACACAAGTCCGAACAGTTCGTTTACGTATCAGACGACAGCCGGTTCGCAAATCGAGGAACGATTCAAACAggatttcgaaaatttccagTTTTGGAGGCTCGATGGCGATACTGTTGTCTCCAACACCGTAGTGAATGATATCGATGATAATGAACTGTGGTCGCAAGTGATGGATGAACTAGAGAGTAATTTAAACGGAGAAAAAGGCAAAGTGGGAGAAACATATTTGCAGGACACTTCGAAAGTGGAAAACGCCACAAATACAATTACCTTCCAAACCAATAATTTGCAGCAAGTCCGACACTCTTCGAATCGCGATAATGTCCCCAACGAAGGTGTGACGGTTGCGAAACCTGTATCTTGGTCCGACATATCATATTCTCCGGTATCACGAACTAACATTCCTCAGAAAGATACCCAGAAGATCGAAACGACGGACAATGCTGTAAACGCGCCTTTGCTATCGAGTTAcacaaaatatgataaaagttACGGTACTCTAGTTaaacaacgttcgacagaaaCAATCAGTACGAAGGACGATATCCATCAAGAGCGTGATTTCTCCCAGTTGTTTCACTCGTTTGGTGACTCCTCGCCAACCGTGGGCGCGATTGTCGCTACCAATTTCAGCTTTGATGATTTTACCACGAAAAGCTTATCAACGAGTCCTAAAGACGATTATCAAATCCCAAAAATGGTTGCTTCGTTCGAAAATCATTCTCAGCAACGCTG TTTTAGCAATTCTGATCGAAATACGATACCCTGGTCATCGTTAAATTTGCCGTCTGTAAAGGCAagcgaaaaattgaaagaaaaattggatCCGCAAGAAGTGAAGAAAGCTATGATTAGTTTGCTTAAACGGCCGGCAAAAGAACTAGCCAAACAGGACAAAGATGGAGATAC AAAACTGATGTGCCTGGTTGGCAACCCGAACGAACTTGTTCAAAAGATGGCCTATTTGATACCACTTGTAGAACGTATGAGTACAATCACAGGAGCTTTAACGATTACGAACAATCGCGGTGATGATGCGCTTTATTTGGCTGCTCTGAATTGTCCACAATTTCCGTTTGTTGCTGGTTATTTAGCTGCGACTATGTTGGAAAAAGGAATCGACTTCAGTCAACGATTATATCATACTCGA GGTGATACACTGATACATTCGATTGCGGCACAAGGGGATTCTCATGAAGAAACTTTAGCTGAATTGTTGGCTTTGAGAACCATCCAAGGGAACCGGCTGTTTGACCTATCGAAACGTAACTATGATG GTAGAACAGCGCTCCACATTGCGATCGAATCGCATATACCATTTACAAAAGGAATCACGTcattgaaaacaataacactACTGTTAAAATACGGAGCAGATCCTAGAatcaaagaaacaaaatatggGGACAATGCGTTACATATGGCGGTTTCTTTGGATTGCGATCCTGTTCTTGTAAAG TTATTACTGGATACTTGGGCTTCTGATTTGGTGAACGCCGTCAATTACAATCACGATACAGCGTTGCACGCAGTAGCAGCTATGTCGACCAACGTTTCCTTCGACAGGCAGAAGGAAGTGTGTTGGTTATTGGTTCAGGCCGGAGGCCACACAAATTTACCGAATCATGAAGGAAAAACACCGTTAGACCTTGTTTCCACGGACAGGAAGGGAGCTATCAGAGAGATTTTTCAGAAGAGGTCTTAA